The stretch of DNA TGCCGACCCCGGCGCGCCTGGCGATGGCCTCGATGGAGAGCCGCCCGTAGCCCACGGCGGCGAGTTCCTCGAAGACGGCCTCCCTGATGGCCTCGGTGACGTCCTCGCGCAGGACGGCGGCGCCCGCGGGGGCCCGGCGTTTCGGCTTCGCCTGCCCCTTCGCGGCGGCGGCCTCGCCGCGGTCGCCGTCGTCCGGGGTGTCCTCGCTGGTGGCCATGACATCAGCATAGGGCGTTACGACGAAACGGTTGCGTTCCGACGTCAGAACGTCTTACTCTCAGCGTGACGACGATACGGGTTCGTCCCGACGTAAACACGGGGAGACGGACACGTGAACGCGAGGTGCCGCACGGGCACCCGCACCCGCTGCGCCCCACAGGGCGGCCCCCCTCAGAGGAGCCGCACCGCCTCACCCAACCCCAGGACTCCACCCCAGACCTCCAACCCCAGACCTCCAACCTCAGGCCCCCGACCTCAGGCCCCCGACCTCAGGCCCCCGACCTTCGGCCTTCGACGAGGAAGCAGCACGCTTGTGAGCCAGGTTCTCGACACCCCACCCCGCAGGGACCCGGTGCCCGAGCCCGAGAGAGAGGTGACCCCGGCCGAACTGGCCGCGCGGTTCAACCTCTCCGTGAGTGGCGCGAGGCCCTCACTACCCGCCTACGTACGGCAGCTGTGGAGCCGGCGCCACTTCATCCTGGCGTTCTCCACGGCCAAGCTGACCGCCCAGTACAGCCAGGCCAAGCTCGGCCAGTTGTGGCAGGTCGCCACGCCGCTGCTGAACGCGATGGTCTACTACCTCATCTTCGGCATCCTGCTGGAGACCAACCGGGGCATAGACGACTTCGTACCGTTCCTGGTGACCGGGGTCTTCATCTTCACGTTCACGCAGAGCACGGTGCTTGCGGGCACGCGGGCCATCTCCGGCAACCTCGGCCTGGTGCGGGCCCTGCACTTCCCGCGCGCCTCGCTGCCGGTCTCCTTCGCCATCCAGCAGTTGCAGCAGTTGCTGTTCTCGATGGTGGCGCTGGTGGCCATCCTGATCGGCTTCGGGGTGTACCCGGCGCTGTCGTGGGTCCTCGTACTGCCCGCGTTGGCGCTACAGTTCGTCTTCAACGCGGGCCTGGCGCTGATCATGGCGAGGATCGGCAGCAAGACCCCGGACGTCGCACAGCTGATGCCCTTCGTACTGCGTACGTGGATGTACGCGTCGGGCGTGATGTTCAGCATCGACAGGGTCCTCAAGGGCCACGACCTGCCGGCCTTCGTCCACGTGGCGCTGGAGTGCAATCCGGCCGCCGTCTACATCGACCTCGTACGGTTCGCGCTGATCGACAGCTTCCACGCGGACCAACTCCCTTCGCACGTGTGGGCGGTGGCGGTCGGCTGGGCGCTGCTGGCGGGCGTCGGCGGGTTCATCTACTTCTGGAAGGCGGAGGAGAAGTATGGCCGTGGCTGAGCGGACCGCGACGAGCACGGCGGCTGGACAGGGAGCCGCGCAGGCCCCGGCCCAGGTGCCCACCGTGATCGCCGACCGGGTCGACATCGTCTACCGGGTGCACGGCACCCGCGGCGGCAAGGGCGCGGCGACAGCGGCGCTCGGCCGCATCCTGAGCAGGGGAAAGAGCGAGAAGGCGGCGGGCGTACGCACGGTGCACGCGGTCAAGAGCGTCTCGTTCACGGCCTACCGGGGCGAGGCCATCGGCCTCATCGGCACCAACGGCTCAGGCAAGTCGACCCTGCTGAAGGCGGTCGCGGGCCTGCTTCCGGTGGAGCACGGCGCCATCTACACGGACGGCCAGCCGTCGCTGCTCGGCGTGAACGCGGCGATGATGAACGACCTGACGGGCGAACGCAACGTCTTCCTCGGCGGCCTCGCGATGGGCATGTCCCGCGAACAGGTCGGGCAGCGCTACGAGGACATCGTCGACTTCTCCGGCATCAACGAGAAGGGCGACTTCATCACCCTCCCGATGCGCACGTACTCCTCAGGCATGGCGGCCCGGCTGCGCTTCTCCATCGCCGCGGCCAAGGACCACGACGTCCTCCTGATCGACGAGGCCCTGGCAACGGGCGACCGTTCGTTCCAGAAACGCTCGGAGGCCAGAATCAGGGAGCTGCGGTCCAGCGCGGGCACGGTCTTCCTGGTCAGCCACAACAACAAGTCGATCAGGGACACCTGCGAACGGGTCCTGTGGCTGGAACGCGGCGAACTCCGCATGGACGGCCCGACCAAGGACGTCCTGAAGGAGTACGACGACTTCACGAACCGCAAGTAAACAAGGACACCCCAGTCCCACGCGTACGCCCAACCCCGCCCGGCAGGCCGAACGGACGAGCCTGTCCGGCGAGGATGACGGCGCCCTGGTGGACCTCGGTACTGTCGAACTCGCAGAAGCCGAGAACGCCGTACGGCCGGGGCGTACTCCCCGGCCGTACGGCGTTCACACAGACCATCAGCCAGGTGATCGGCCTCGGATCAGCCCGACAGCAAATCCGCCGCCTGCCCAGGCCGCGTATCGCGCTCCGTCAGCCCCGCCGGGCTGTCCGGTACGAGGCCTCCTTTGGTGGCTTTGCCGTTCGGGGCCGGGGCCGGGGTCCGCTGGTCCTGTGGCAGGGGCGCGGGGGACATCGGCTGGTCCAGGTAGACGCGGCGCACCACGCGCTCCGCCGCGTGGCCGTCGTCCCAGTGGCAGAAGCGCTCGCGGAAGGCCGACCGCAGGGCCGCCGCCTCCGCGCCCTTCCAGCGTCCGCCGCGGAACGCCTCGATCAGTTCGTCGTCGGTCTTCGCGATGACGCCGGGCGTCTCGCCGGGCCGGCCCGAGAGCAGGTCGAAGGTGACGCCTCGTGACTTCACGTACACGTCCCAGTCGTCGGCGTACGTCACGATCGGCCGGTCCAGGTTGGCGTAGTCGAACATGATCGACGAGTAGTCGGTGACCAGCGCGTCAGCGGCGAGGCACAGCTCCTCGACGACCGGGTAGCGCGACACGTCGATCAGCAGGCCGTCGTCGGCGAGGCGCTGGAGCGCCGGGTCCTCGCCGTAGAAGTAGTGCGTACGCACCAGCAGCACCGTGTCGGGGCCGAGCCCCTGGGCGACCTTGGCGAGGTCCAGGCGGGGTACGAAGCCCGCCTGGTAGTCGCGGACGGTCGGCGCGTACAGCACGGCGGTCGTGCCCGGAGCGATACCGATCTTCTCGCGTACGGCGGCGACGTCCTCCGCGGTGGCGCGGTAGTACACGTCGTTGCGCGGGTAGCCGCTGTCGACCGACTCGAAGGCGCAGGGGTAGACCCGCTCCCAGTGCTCGGTCGTGTGCTGGTTGGAGGAGACGCTGAAGTCCCAGCGGTCGGCGCGCTGGAGCATCTTGCGGAAGCTCATCCCCTTCGCGGCGGCCGGGTAGCGCTGCTGGTCGATGCCCATCCGCTTGAGCGGGGTGCCGTGGTGCGTCTGGAGGTGCACCTGCTCGGGGCGCTTGACCAGGTGGTCGGGGTAGTTGACGTTGTTCACGAAGTACTTGGCGCGGGCGAGCACGTCCCAGTAGCGCGGGGTGTTCGGGATGACGAAGTCGATGCCCTCGGGCACCTGGTCCGCGAGTTCCTTCTTGACCACCCACACGCCGTGCACGTGGGGCGCGATCTCCTTGGCCCGCTCGTACACGGCGAGCGGGTTGCAGCTGGGCAGCCGGTACCAGTAGGCGGCGTACACGGCGAGGTTGTTGTCGATGGGCCTGCGCCGCTGGAGCTGGTAGTAGGTGGCGTAGGCGCGCTTGCCGACCTTGTTCTTGGTCTTGCGCAGCCTGCCGAGGCTGGTGACGCGGGTGCCGTTGACGAACTTCAGCGCCTGGAAGGCCCGGTACGAACCACGGGACAAGGCCTGGAACTTGGTTCCGATGGTCCCTTCCGGCAGTTCGAAGCCGGGCGGGAGGTAGGCCCGGTAGTGGGCGGCGGCCAGCGAGAAGAACTCGGCGCGCGAGGCGGCGGGCACCCGGTCGGGTCGGCTGAGGATGAAGAGGTAGTGGTCGACCATGTGACGGAAGAGGAAGCCGCGCCAGCGGTGCAGCTCGGGCCGCTGCTCCACGAACCTGAACAGCGACTCGTACTGCGCGAAGGCGGCGAAGTGCGCGCGGCTCGGGGTGCGCAGGGCATTGCCCTGGCGGCGCTGCCGGTAGTGCACGCAGACCCGGTCGAGCAGAGCGATCCGCTCCGCCGTCAGCAGCGACTCGTAGACGACGACCACGTCTTCGTAGTAGCCGTCGGGGAAGGAGAAGCCGCCGTCCAGGTAGAAGTCCCTGCGGTAGGCCTTGTTCCACACGACGGTGAAGAGGTCGAGGAGTTCGGGGCGCTCGGCGATCGAGAAGACGTCGGGGCCCGGCGCGGCGAACAGTTCCGCGTCCCTGTTGCGCTTCTGGCTGTCCCACCAGAAGGTGCGCGCGTAGTCGTAGAGCACGAGGTCGGGGCTGCCCGTCTCGGCTATTCGCTCGTCTATCGCCTCAAGTGCGCCGGGTGTCAGGGTGTCGTCGCTGTCGAGGAAGAGGATGTAGTCACCGCGGGAGCGGGCGACACCGGCGTTGCGCGCGGTGCCGATACCGCCGTTCTCCGTCTGGTGCACGGGGACCACCCGGGGGTCCTTGGCCGCGTACTCGTCGAGGATCGCGCCGCTCGCGTCCGGTGATCTGTCGTCCACCGCGATGAGCTCGAAGTCCTCGTAACCCTGCGCGAGGACCGAATCGAGACATTCCCGCAGGTACCCCTGCACCCGGTACACAGGCACGACAATGCTGAAACGAGGCATTCTGTAGATCTCCCGGCAGAACGGACCAACTGACAGGCGCCACCTATCAGCCACATGGGTGAGTCACAGCGTACGTGGATGACCGAAAGCCCCAAACAGGGCACCCTACCGGAGGCTCTCGGGTGGAGAGACGCCGAGAGCCCCCGATCCGTTCCCGAAATGACAGACTAACGTTCCAAAAACGCAAACAGCCGTTCCCAACGGTGAACGATTTCGTCCGTTCCGTACCGCTGGATGTTCTTTCTGGCGGCCTCGCCCATACGGTCCCGCAGCGCCTTGTCCGCCAGCAGCGTGTCCAGATGTCTGGCCAGCTCCGACGTGGAGCCGGGGGCCGCGAGCAGCCCGTCGACGCCGTCGCTGACGATCTCCCGCACCCCGGGAGCGCAGTCGAAGGCCGCACACGGCACGGCCGCCGCCATCGCCTCCATGAGTGCGAGCGGGAACCCCTCGAAGCGGGACGACTGTACGAAGACGGAGCCGCCGCGCAACGCCTCCGGCACGTCCGAGGTGGTCCCGCACCACTCCACGGAAGCGTCGAGCCCCAGTTCCGCGCACTGGGCGCGCAGGCGCAGTTCGTCCTCGGGCTCCTCCGCGCGGCCGTAGATCCGCAGCCGCCAGTCGGGGTGGAGCGGCGCCACCTCGGCCCAGGTGTCCAGGAGCATGTCGATGCCCTTCTGGTCGTCCAGGCGGCCGATGCTCGTGACGACGTTCTCGGTACGGAGCGAGGGCTCGTCGGGGAGCGCGGGCAGCGGGTTGGGCATGTAGCCGACGTTGTTCATGTCGGCGTGCCTGATCCACAGGTCCGCGTCCTCGCGGGTCAGCGGCAACATGCGGTCGACATCGCGGTAGTACCGCTTGACCCGGTTGAAGCGCGAGCTGTAGCGGGTGCCCCTGTACGACTCGTGGCTCATGCCGATGAAGGTGTGCCCCTCGGTACGGGCGAGCGCCACCCACTCCATGGCCCAGATCTGGGTGCAGATGACGACCGCGCCCGGCGGGGCCTCCTCGAAGATGTCACGCAGCCGCGCGGCGGGGACCGCCATCGTCGCCGGGGTCCTGCCCTTCTCCGGCTCGGCGTCGTAGAGCGTGCTCGTACGGTAGGGCGGCCTCGACCCCAGGTACTGGCGCCGGTCGTCGGGGGCGGGACGGATACCGACGACGTGGACCCGGTGGCCGCGCTCGCAGAAGAGACGGGCCATCTGGTGCGACCACGTGGTCACACCGCCCAGTTCGTCGACGCTGTTGGAGACGAAGAAGATGTCTCTCCTCGTCCGGGCGGTGCCCGTGGGGGGAGTGGTGTCCCCGGCCGTGAAGGTGTCCCCGGTCGAGCAGATGCCCTCGGCCGTGAAGGTGTCCCCGGTCGAGCAGGTGTCCCCGGTCGTGAAGCTGTCCCCGGTCGTGAAGCTGTCCCTGGTCATGAGGCGTCACTCCCCTTCTTGGTGGTCCCTGCCGGCGGTGTCGGGAACGGCCGCTCCCCGACGGACCGGGCGTCATACGGCGAAGGGGCCCCCGGCCCGCCGTTCCTCGGCGCGCGGTCCTCCCCCGCAGCCCCGCCTCCCGGCCGCCCCGCCCCGGAACGCGGCAGAACCCGACGGCCGCCCGCCCCATCACCCACCGGGCCACCCACGGGACCACCCGCCCGTCCCCGGGCCGAGGCCGCCGCGCGCCCCGCAGGCCCGCTCCCCCGAGGCCGATCCCCACCGCTCCCCGTGGGAAAGAAGGCCGCCACGACCTGCCGTGCCGCGTCCCCCTTGTCGTACTCACCGAACCGGGCGACGAATCGTTCCCTCGCCTCCGCGTAGCGCGGGCCGTCCGTCTCGATCGCGGCGACGGCCGCGAACAACTCCCGCTCTGTCGCGGGCACCGGACCCGGCGCTTCCTCGCGCAGGTCGAAGTAGGTGCCTCGGCCCTGCTGGGCGTACTCCTCGTAGTCGTACGCGTAGAAGATCATCGGGCGGTCCAGGAGCGCGTAGTCGAACATCACCGAGGAGTAGTCCGTGATCAGGCAGTCCGCGGCGGCGAGCAGGGGCGTGATGTCGTGTTCGTCGGTGACGTCGATGACGGCGTCGCGCACCGACGGCGGCAGGACCACCCGGCCCAGGTAGTGGGAGCGCACCAGCAGCGTGCAGCGGTCACCGAAGCGGCGCGCGAACTCCTCCACGTCGAAGGGGAAGGCGAAGGGCAGCGCCTTGCCGTCCTGGCCGGCCCGGAACGTCGGCGCGTAGAGCAGCACCGTCTTCCCCTCGGGGAGGCCGAGCCGCCGCGCCGCCTCGCCCCGGTCGCGTACGCCCGTCTCCTTCTCCGCCCGGACGGCGGCGACCAGCGCGTCGTTGCGCGGATAGCCGGTGCGCATCAGCACGTCCTCGTCGAGACGGAAGCCGTGGGCCAGGGTGCGCACATCGTGTTCGGAACGGACGAGGAAGTGGTCGAAGCGGTCGAGTGCCTGCTGGTAGGAGCGCTGGGCGGGACGGGTCTTCGCCTTGTACTCCGGCTCGTCGAAGCCCATGCGCTTGAGCGCGGAGCCGTGCCACGTCTGGATGTACGTCGTCTCCGGGCGCTTGCCGAGTTTCAGCGGGAAGCCCTGGTTGTCGATCCAGTACTCGGCGCGGGCGAGGTGGCGCAGATAGGTCCAGCCCCAGCGGCGTACGAGTTCCGCGTCGCGCGGGAAGCCGTCCGGTCTCTTTCCCGCGTACGACCACACCGCGTGGAAGTCGACGCCCTGGGCGCGCATCTCCTCGTAGATGGCGCGGGGGCTGTCGCTGTACTGCTTGCCGAGGTGGCTCTCGAAGACGACGAGGCCGCGCCGGACGGGGAGCTTACTGAGGAGTTTGCGGTAGGCGCGGATCTTGGTGTCGCCCGAGGCGAGGGTGGTGCGCAGGGAACGGATCCGGCGTTTGGCGAGATCGGCCGCCGGAGTGGCGAGGGCGCGCCGCACCACCTCCTCCGTGCGTACGGCCGCCGCACCCCTGCTGACCAGGTGGAACGCGAGGTGGCCGTGTTGGGAGACCTCGGGCTCGATGCCGTCGGCGACGAGCCTGGTCAGCAGGGGCCGTACCGTCAGCACGGAGGCGGAGAGCAGCCCCGCGTCGTCGGGGGTGAGCCGGGTCCGCAGGATCGCGCCGTCCGCGTCCAGCACCACCCGTACGTCCCACACGGCGTCTATGACCCCGAGCGGGCGCAGTCGGCGGCCCAGATCGGCCTCGGCGCTCCACTCGATGGTGCGCCCCGCGCGGCGCAGCGAAGTGAGCGGGAAGCGGAAGGAGCGCAGGGAGCGGCGCCGCGCGTGGAACTCGATGTGGCCGCGCAGGGGGGCGCCGGGCTCGATCCTGCCGAGCGGGTTGACGACGGCGCCCGCGAGGCTGACCCTCCCCTCCTCGTCGTCCTCGTAGCGGGTGAGGGCGTTGCGCAGGAAGAGCGTCCCGAGGGGGCGGGTGTGATAGCCGGCGTCGGTGACGTCGAGGACCCGTCTGCCCTCCTCGTCGTCGAGGTGCTCCGCGCACCAGTAGATACGGTCCTGGTACTCGACCAGCGGCGAGGAGAGTTTGGCGCGGTTGGTGAGGGTGTCGGCGGCGGGCATCAGGTTGGCCCAGTCGCCGCGCTTCAGCAGGTAGGCGCAGATGGCCTGGATGGGCTGGACCTCGCGGTAGGCATCGGGGTCGATGGTCTCCAGGTAACCGCGGGCCAGCTCGGCGAAGCCCCTGCGGTACTCCTCGTTCATCAGCGGCAGGTCACGCAGGTGCAGCACCAGGTCGTGTTTGAGGAACTTGACGTCCTTGTGGAACTTCAGCTCCATCAGCCCGCGCTCGGCCAGCAGTCGGTCGACCCTGCGGTGGATCTCCATACGGTGGGCGAAGTTGGCGATCTCATGGCGGCGGTTGCTGATCGACTTCTGTTCTGCCTTGTCGAAGATGTTCCAGTTGTAGACGCGGTTCGGGATCAGCGTGATCCGCTCCGCAGCCACGTACGCCTGGGCGGAGAAGAGCAGGTCCTCGTAGTGGATCCCCACGGGGAACTCAAGTCCCCGCTCCAGCAGGAAGGCCCTTCGGTAGCACTTGTTGGTGGAGAGGGTGTCGAAGACCAGCAGGTCAGGAAGGTCCGAGATCGATTCGACGGTGCGGGTGGACTCGTAGAGCCACGGATACCACCGCACTGTCCTGCCGTGCCGCGAGTCGACGTGCACCCGCAGGCAGAGCCCCGACACCAGGTCGGCCCCGCTCTCCTCGGCCGCCCCCAGCATGTTGCGGCAGGCGTCGCGCTCCATCGTGTCGTCGCTGTCGAGGAACATCACGTAGGTGCCGCGCGCCTCGGCGATGCCACGGTTCCTCGGCGCCCCGCAGCCCCCGCTGTTCTCGTCCAGCCGTACCGCGCGGACCCGCTCGGGGAACCCGGCGGCCAGCGACCGCGCCACCTCGTACGACCCGTCGGTACTCCGGTCGTCCACGATGACGATCTCGACGCCCCTGAGCGTCTGCTCCAGCGCGGAGGCCACCGCAGTGGGCAGCCGGTCCTCGTCGTTGTAGACGATGACGACGACGGTGATGTCGGGGGCGCGGGCCGGTCCTGGTGTCGGACCGTCGGGGAGACCGGGTGCGCCGGACGTGCCGGGTGAGGTGGGCTCTGCGGTCGCGTCTGCCATGGATCCCTCCCAAGAACCTATGCGGTATCTGTCCATCGTCACCGTCCTAAACCTCTACGTCACCTTTTGCACCCTATGTCCCCAGGCGACGACGCTTCTGATTCCCCTTCACCGAGCGGGGAGGCGACCGGATCGCGGGGCGGCCCGACGGACGCCGATCGGGTGAGGGGCGGCTGCCCGACGGGGCGACCGAACGGACGGCCGACCGGGTGACCCGGGAGCCACGCGGGCGGGGAAAAACCGGGTGCCCCCTCGGCCGACGGCTGAGATCCTGCGCCGCGTGACCACTCCCACCGCGGCGACCGCCTCCTCCGGGGAAGGGCCTTCCTCCCTCCTCGCGTCCGCCGTGCGCAACAACGCCGAATGGTGCGCGGCCGTCTGCCGCACCCACGGAGTGACCGGGCGCTTCGGGTCATCCGTCTGGAGCAGCGCCGCGCGCACCCCGCCGTACTACCCGGACGCCGTCACCCTGCTTCCCGGGGCGACCCCCGACGATGTGCTGCCCCACGTCGACCACGTCTCCCCCGGCTGCACGGTGAAGGACTGCTACGCCACGCTCGACCTGGCGCCGCACGGCTTCACCGAACTGTTCGCCGCCCAGTGGATCCACCGTGCGGCGCCGGTACGGGACGGGGGCGAACGGGCCGAGCAGGTACTGACCCACACCGAACTGGCCGAGTGGCGGACCGCCTGGGGCGGGGGCGTAGGCGTGGACGTGCCCGACATCTTCCGACCCGCGCTGCTGGACGACCCCGCCGTCGTCGTCCTCGCCCTGCGGGAGGGCGAGAGGCTGTACGGGGGCTCCGTACTCAGCGGTGGCGCGGGAGTCGTGGGCGTCTCCAACCTGTTCGCGACCGACGCGGCCCCGCCGGGCGCCGTCTGGGCCGCCACCCTCCGCGCCGCCGCCTGGCACTTCCCGGGACTGGACGCCGTCGGCTACGAGCAGGGCGACGACCTGGCCCACGCAGGGGCGGCCGGCTTCCGCGCCCTCGGGCGGCTCCGGGTGTGGCTGCACGGGGGGGGTGAGGCGAGCGGCGTGAGCGACTCGCCCCACACATCACACCGCTCGCCGCGCACGCCATGAGAAAGGGCGCTCGCCTCCCCGGACTCCAGGAGGGCGAGCGCCCCTTCGTCTCACATCACGCCGGCCGTGCGAACAGCCGACCCCGCACTACACGTACCGCCGACGCACTACACGTACCGCCCTTGCACCGCACGTACGTGCACGCACACGGCACACGGCACACGGCACACGGCACCGTACGCACCTCTACACGTGCGTACGCAGCAGCGTCCTCATCGTGCGCATGGCCACCGACAGGTTGGCCAGGTCGAAACTGTCCGAGCTCTGGATCTCCTCCAGCGTCGAACGGGCCCTGCCGAGGATGGCGGCGTTCTTCTGCTCCCACGCCTTGTAGCGCTCCTCGGGCGTCGCCCCGTTCTCCCCTGCCGACAGGATGTCCGCCGTCAGCGCCGCGTGCGCCGCGTACAGGTCCTCGCGGATGGAGGCGCGGGCCATCGACTGCCACCGGTCGTTGCGCGGCAGTTCGATGATGCGGTCCATGAGCTGGGTGATCCGCAGCCGGTCCGCCACGTCGTAGTAGACCTCGGCGACCGCCATCGGGTCCTTCCCGACCCGGTCGGCGACGGCCACGATGTCGAGCGCGGGGAAGACCGACGAGAAGCCGGCGACCCTGCGCGCCAGTTCCTCGGGGACGCCCGCCTCGGTCAGCTCGTCACCGATCGACTCGTACCACTCCAGGTCCGCGCCGCCCAGCCGCTGGGGCAGCGCGTCCCAGACCCGGGTGACGCCTTCGCTGAAGAACTCGACCGTCTCGGCGATCTGGAGCGGCTGCGGGCGGTTGTTGAGCAGCCAGCGCGCGCCCCGCTCCACCAGTCGCCGCGAGTGGAGCCTGATGCGGGTCAGCACATCGGCCGGCACCTTGTTGTCGAGCGCCTCGACGGCGTCCCAGACGCTGGCGAGGTCGAAGATCTCGCGGGCCGCGAGCTGGGCCCGCACGATCTCCTCCAGCGAGGCGCCCGTCTCCTCACGCAGCCGGTGCAGGAAGGTCGAGCCTCCCGTGTTGACCGTGTCGTTGACGAGGACGGTCGTGATGATCTCGCGGTGCAGCGCGTGCGCGTCGATCTCCGCGGCGAACCGCTCACGCAGCTCCTTGGGGAAGTACGCGTGCAGCAGTCGCCGCAGATACGGGTCGTCGGGCAGATCCGTGGCGATCAGCTCGTCCGCCGCTGTGATCTTCATGTAGGCCAGCAGGACGGCCAGTTCGGGCTGGGAGAGCCCGCGCCCGCTGTTCAGCAGCTCCCTGACCTGCCGGTCGCCGGGCAGGAACTCCAGGCCCCGGTCGAGATGCCCCTCCTTGACCAGCTTCCGCATCAGGCGCTGGTGGGCGTGGAGCAGCGAGGTGGCCTGGGCCTGGGCGTTGGCGAGGGCGGTGTTCTGCGCGTAGTTGTTGCGCAGCACCAGCTCGCCGACCTCGTCGGTCATGCTCGCCAGCAGGGCGTTGCGCTGCTTGACGGTCATGTCACCGTTGCCGACGACGGCGTTGAGCAGGATCTTGATGTTCACCTCGTGGTCGGAGGTGTCCACGCCCGCGCTGTTGTCGATGGCGTCGGTGTTGACCTTGCCGCCCGAGCCCTCCGCTCCCGTACGGGCGAACTCGATACGGCCGAGCTGCGTGAGGCCGAGGTTTCCGCCCTCACCGATGACCTTGGCCCTGACATCCGCGCCGCTGACGCGGATGGCGTCGTTGGCCTTGTCGCCGACGTCCGCGTTGGTCTCGGCCGTCGACTTCACGTAGGTGCCGATACCGCCGTTCCACAGCAGGTCCACGGGGGCCTTGAGGATCGCCTGCATCAGATCGGCCGGGGTCATCTTGGCCGACGGGCCCTCGATACCGAGCGCCTTGCGGATGTGGGCGTTGAGCGAGACGGACTTGGCGGTACGCGGGAAGATCCCGCCGCCCTGGGAGAGCAGCTTCTTGTCGTAGTCGGCCCACGAGGAGCGCGGCAGCTCGAAGAGGCGGCGGCGCTCGGCGTAGGAGGTGGCCGCGTCCGGCGTCGGGTCGATGAAGATGTGCCGGTGGTCGAAGGCGGCGACGAGCCTGATGTGCTCGCTCAGCAGCATGCCGTTGCCGAAGACGTCACCGGACATGTCACCGACACCGACCGCGGTGAAGTCCTCGGTCTGCGTGTCGTGGCCCAGCTCCCTGAAGTGACGCTTC from Streptomyces tsukubensis encodes:
- a CDS encoding ABC transporter permease, whose amino-acid sequence is MSQVLDTPPRRDPVPEPEREVTPAELAARFNLSVSGARPSLPAYVRQLWSRRHFILAFSTAKLTAQYSQAKLGQLWQVATPLLNAMVYYLIFGILLETNRGIDDFVPFLVTGVFIFTFTQSTVLAGTRAISGNLGLVRALHFPRASLPVSFAIQQLQQLLFSMVALVAILIGFGVYPALSWVLVLPALALQFVFNAGLALIMARIGSKTPDVAQLMPFVLRTWMYASGVMFSIDRVLKGHDLPAFVHVALECNPAAVYIDLVRFALIDSFHADQLPSHVWAVAVGWALLAGVGGFIYFWKAEEKYGRG
- a CDS encoding ABC transporter ATP-binding protein, whose amino-acid sequence is MAVAERTATSTAAGQGAAQAPAQVPTVIADRVDIVYRVHGTRGGKGAATAALGRILSRGKSEKAAGVRTVHAVKSVSFTAYRGEAIGLIGTNGSGKSTLLKAVAGLLPVEHGAIYTDGQPSLLGVNAAMMNDLTGERNVFLGGLAMGMSREQVGQRYEDIVDFSGINEKGDFITLPMRTYSSGMAARLRFSIAAAKDHDVLLIDEALATGDRSFQKRSEARIRELRSSAGTVFLVSHNNKSIRDTCERVLWLERGELRMDGPTKDVLKEYDDFTNRK
- a CDS encoding bifunctional glycosyltransferase/CDP-glycerol:glycerophosphate glycerophosphotransferase — protein: MPRFSIVVPVYRVQGYLRECLDSVLAQGYEDFELIAVDDRSPDASGAILDEYAAKDPRVVPVHQTENGGIGTARNAGVARSRGDYILFLDSDDTLTPGALEAIDERIAETGSPDLVLYDYARTFWWDSQKRNRDAELFAAPGPDVFSIAERPELLDLFTVVWNKAYRRDFYLDGGFSFPDGYYEDVVVVYESLLTAERIALLDRVCVHYRQRRQGNALRTPSRAHFAAFAQYESLFRFVEQRPELHRWRGFLFRHMVDHYLFILSRPDRVPAASRAEFFSLAAAHYRAYLPPGFELPEGTIGTKFQALSRGSYRAFQALKFVNGTRVTSLGRLRKTKNKVGKRAYATYYQLQRRRPIDNNLAVYAAYWYRLPSCNPLAVYERAKEIAPHVHGVWVVKKELADQVPEGIDFVIPNTPRYWDVLARAKYFVNNVNYPDHLVKRPEQVHLQTHHGTPLKRMGIDQQRYPAAAKGMSFRKMLQRADRWDFSVSSNQHTTEHWERVYPCAFESVDSGYPRNDVYYRATAEDVAAVREKIGIAPGTTAVLYAPTVRDYQAGFVPRLDLAKVAQGLGPDTVLLVRTHYFYGEDPALQRLADDGLLIDVSRYPVVEELCLAADALVTDYSSIMFDYANLDRPIVTYADDWDVYVKSRGVTFDLLSGRPGETPGVIAKTDDELIEAFRGGRWKGAEAAALRSAFRERFCHWDDGHAAERVVRRVYLDQPMSPAPLPQDQRTPAPAPNGKATKGGLVPDSPAGLTERDTRPGQAADLLSG
- a CDS encoding glycosyltransferase, translating into MTRDSFTTGDSFTTGDTCSTGDTFTAEGICSTGDTFTAGDTTPPTGTARTRRDIFFVSNSVDELGGVTTWSHQMARLFCERGHRVHVVGIRPAPDDRRQYLGSRPPYRTSTLYDAEPEKGRTPATMAVPAARLRDIFEEAPPGAVVICTQIWAMEWVALARTEGHTFIGMSHESYRGTRYSSRFNRVKRYYRDVDRMLPLTREDADLWIRHADMNNVGYMPNPLPALPDEPSLRTENVVTSIGRLDDQKGIDMLLDTWAEVAPLHPDWRLRIYGRAEEPEDELRLRAQCAELGLDASVEWCGTTSDVPEALRGGSVFVQSSRFEGFPLALMEAMAAAVPCAAFDCAPGVREIVSDGVDGLLAAPGSTSELARHLDTLLADKALRDRMGEAARKNIQRYGTDEIVHRWERLFAFLER
- a CDS encoding bifunctional glycosyltransferase/CDP-glycerol:glycerophosphate glycerophosphotransferase, which gives rise to MADATAEPTSPGTSGAPGLPDGPTPGPARAPDITVVVIVYNDEDRLPTAVASALEQTLRGVEIVIVDDRSTDGSYEVARSLAAGFPERVRAVRLDENSGGCGAPRNRGIAEARGTYVMFLDSDDTMERDACRNMLGAAEESGADLVSGLCLRVHVDSRHGRTVRWYPWLYESTRTVESISDLPDLLVFDTLSTNKCYRRAFLLERGLEFPVGIHYEDLLFSAQAYVAAERITLIPNRVYNWNIFDKAEQKSISNRRHEIANFAHRMEIHRRVDRLLAERGLMELKFHKDVKFLKHDLVLHLRDLPLMNEEYRRGFAELARGYLETIDPDAYREVQPIQAICAYLLKRGDWANLMPAADTLTNRAKLSSPLVEYQDRIYWCAEHLDDEEGRRVLDVTDAGYHTRPLGTLFLRNALTRYEDDEEGRVSLAGAVVNPLGRIEPGAPLRGHIEFHARRRSLRSFRFPLTSLRRAGRTIEWSAEADLGRRLRPLGVIDAVWDVRVVLDADGAILRTRLTPDDAGLLSASVLTVRPLLTRLVADGIEPEVSQHGHLAFHLVSRGAAAVRTEEVVRRALATPAADLAKRRIRSLRTTLASGDTKIRAYRKLLSKLPVRRGLVVFESHLGKQYSDSPRAIYEEMRAQGVDFHAVWSYAGKRPDGFPRDAELVRRWGWTYLRHLARAEYWIDNQGFPLKLGKRPETTYIQTWHGSALKRMGFDEPEYKAKTRPAQRSYQQALDRFDHFLVRSEHDVRTLAHGFRLDEDVLMRTGYPRNDALVAAVRAEKETGVRDRGEAARRLGLPEGKTVLLYAPTFRAGQDGKALPFAFPFDVEEFARRFGDRCTLLVRSHYLGRVVLPPSVRDAVIDVTDEHDITPLLAAADCLITDYSSVMFDYALLDRPMIFYAYDYEEYAQQGRGTYFDLREEAPGPVPATERELFAAVAAIETDGPRYAEARERFVARFGEYDKGDAARQVVAAFFPTGSGGDRPRGSGPAGRAAASARGRAGGPVGGPVGDGAGGRRVLPRSGAGRPGGGAAGEDRAPRNGGPGAPSPYDARSVGERPFPTPPAGTTKKGSDAS